In a single window of the Osmerus eperlanus chromosome 4, fOsmEpe2.1, whole genome shotgun sequence genome:
- the LOC134018924 gene encoding glucose-6-phosphate 1-dehydrogenase isoform X4 has product MGASGDLAKKKIYPTLWWLFRDGLLPEQTFFVGFARSELTVDSIKTACLPYLKVADTEVECLAAFFSRNSYVSGKYADESSFAKLHTHLLSLPGGADANRLFYLALPPSVYHDVSKNIRHHCMSAKGWNRVIVEKPFGRDLQSSEALSAHLSSLFTEDQIYRIDHYLGKEMVQNLMVLRFGNRIFGPIWNRDNIACVVLTFKEPFGTQGRGGYFDDFGIIRDVMQNHLLQMLCLVAMEKPASTSSDDVRDEKVKVLKCIAPPTMPDVVLGQYAGDPEGEGDAKLGYLDDPTVPKGSTQATFATVVLYVHNERWDGVPFILRCGKALNERKAEVRLQFTDVPGDIFGAQCRRNELVMRVQPNEAVYAKMMSKKPGVYFHPEETELDLTYKSRYKDVKLPDAYERLILDVFCGSQMHFVRSDELREAWRIFTPLLHKIDKEKTPPIAYRYGSRGPVEADDLSKRVGFRYEGTYKWVNPHRL; this is encoded by the exons GGGGATCTAGCCAAGAAGAAAATCTATCCAACTCTATG GTGGCTGTTCAGAGATGGCCTCCTCCCTGAACAGACTTTTTTTGTTGGTTTTGCTCGCTCTGAACTGACAGTGGATTCCATTAAGACCGCCTGCTTGCCCTACCTAAAG GTGGCAGACACCGAGGTGGAGTGCCTGGCCGCGTTCTTCAGCCGTAACTCCTACGTGAGCGGGAAGTACGCAGACGAGAGCTCCTTCGCCAAACTTCACACCCACCTGCTGTCTCTGCCGGGGGGAGCGGACGCCAACCGCCTCTTCTACCTGGCGCTGCCGCCCAGCGTCTACCACGACGTCAGCAAGAACATCAGACACCACTGCATGAGTGCCAA agGCTGGAACAGGGTGATTGTGGAGAAGCCGTTTGGGCGAGACCTGCAGAGCTCTGAGGCGCTGTccgcccacctctcctccctcttcactgAGGACCAAATCTACCGGATAGACCACTACCTGGGCAAGGAGATGGTGCAGAACCTCATGGTCCTCAG GTTTGGAAATCGGATATTTGGGCCAATCTGGAACAGGGACAACATTGCCTGTGTAGTCCTCACCTTTAAAGAACCCTTTGGAACTCAAGGCCGGGGCGGCTACTTTGATGACTTTGGCATCATCCG TGATGTCATGCAGAACCACTTGCTCCAGATGCTCTGTCTGGTTGCCATGGAAAAACCAGCCTCTACAAGCTCTGATGATGTCAGGGATGAAAAG GTTAAGGTGCTTAAGTGTATAGCCCCACCAACAATGCCTGATGTGGTTTTGGGCCAGTATGCCGGCGAcccagagggggaaggggacgcAAAGCTGGGTTACCTTGACGACCCCACTGTCCCCAAAGGCTCCACTCAGGCCACTTTTGCCACAGTTGTGCTCTATGTACATAATGAGCGCTGGGATG GTGTTCCTTTCATCCTGCGCTGTGGGAAGGCATTAAACGAGAGGAAGGCTGAGGTCCGACTGCAGTTCACTGACGTGCCAGGGGACATCTTTGGGGCTCAGTGTCGTAGGAATGAGCTGGTGATGCGTGTTCAGCCAAACGAAGCTGTCTATGCCAAGATGATGAGTAAGAAACCAGGAGTGTACTTCCACCCTGAGGAGACTGAGCTGGACCTGACCTACAAAAGCAGATACAAG GATGTCAAGCTGCCAGACGCTTATGAAAGACTTATTTTGGATGTCTTCTGTGGGAGCCAGATGCACTTTGTCCGCAG TGATGAGCTGAGGGAAGCTTGGAGGATCTTTACGCCTCTTCTTCATAAGATAGATAAAGAGAAGACTCCCCCAATTGCCTATAGATACGGAAG TCGTGGCCCAGTTGAAGCAGATGACCTCTCCAAGAGGGTTGGATTCCGGTATGAAGGAACATACAAATGGGTCAACCCTCACAGACTGTGA
- the LOC134018924 gene encoding glucose-6-phosphate 1-dehydrogenase isoform X3: protein MSAFPLSRSEVFGELRKELHEDEEFRQSDAHIFIIMGASGDLAKKKIYPTLWWLFRDGLLPEQTFFVGFARSELTVDSIKTACLPYLKVADTEVECLAAFFSRNSYVSGKYADESSFAKLHTHLLSLPGGADANRLFYLALPPSVYHDVSKNIRHHCMSAKGWNRVIVEKPFGRDLQSSEALSAHLSSLFTEDQIYRIDHYLGKEMVQNLMVLRFGNRIFGPIWNRDNIACVVLTFKEPFGTQGRGGYFDDFGIIRDVMQNHLLQMLCLVAMEKPASTSSDDVRDEKVKVLKCIAPPTMPDVVLGQYAGDPEGEGDAKLGYLDDPTVPKGSTQATFATVVLYVHNERWDGVPFILRCGKALNERKAEVRLQFTDVPGDIFGAQCRRNELVMRVQPNEAVYAKMMSKKPGVYFHPEETELDLTYKSRYKDVKLPDAYERLILDVFCGSQMHFVRSDELREAWRIFTPLLHKIDKEKTPPIAYRYGSRGPVEADDLSKRVGFRYEGTYKWVNPHRL from the exons GGGGATCTAGCCAAGAAGAAAATCTATCCAACTCTATG GTGGCTGTTCAGAGATGGCCTCCTCCCTGAACAGACTTTTTTTGTTGGTTTTGCTCGCTCTGAACTGACAGTGGATTCCATTAAGACCGCCTGCTTGCCCTACCTAAAG GTGGCAGACACCGAGGTGGAGTGCCTGGCCGCGTTCTTCAGCCGTAACTCCTACGTGAGCGGGAAGTACGCAGACGAGAGCTCCTTCGCCAAACTTCACACCCACCTGCTGTCTCTGCCGGGGGGAGCGGACGCCAACCGCCTCTTCTACCTGGCGCTGCCGCCCAGCGTCTACCACGACGTCAGCAAGAACATCAGACACCACTGCATGAGTGCCAA agGCTGGAACAGGGTGATTGTGGAGAAGCCGTTTGGGCGAGACCTGCAGAGCTCTGAGGCGCTGTccgcccacctctcctccctcttcactgAGGACCAAATCTACCGGATAGACCACTACCTGGGCAAGGAGATGGTGCAGAACCTCATGGTCCTCAG GTTTGGAAATCGGATATTTGGGCCAATCTGGAACAGGGACAACATTGCCTGTGTAGTCCTCACCTTTAAAGAACCCTTTGGAACTCAAGGCCGGGGCGGCTACTTTGATGACTTTGGCATCATCCG TGATGTCATGCAGAACCACTTGCTCCAGATGCTCTGTCTGGTTGCCATGGAAAAACCAGCCTCTACAAGCTCTGATGATGTCAGGGATGAAAAG GTTAAGGTGCTTAAGTGTATAGCCCCACCAACAATGCCTGATGTGGTTTTGGGCCAGTATGCCGGCGAcccagagggggaaggggacgcAAAGCTGGGTTACCTTGACGACCCCACTGTCCCCAAAGGCTCCACTCAGGCCACTTTTGCCACAGTTGTGCTCTATGTACATAATGAGCGCTGGGATG GTGTTCCTTTCATCCTGCGCTGTGGGAAGGCATTAAACGAGAGGAAGGCTGAGGTCCGACTGCAGTTCACTGACGTGCCAGGGGACATCTTTGGGGCTCAGTGTCGTAGGAATGAGCTGGTGATGCGTGTTCAGCCAAACGAAGCTGTCTATGCCAAGATGATGAGTAAGAAACCAGGAGTGTACTTCCACCCTGAGGAGACTGAGCTGGACCTGACCTACAAAAGCAGATACAAG GATGTCAAGCTGCCAGACGCTTATGAAAGACTTATTTTGGATGTCTTCTGTGGGAGCCAGATGCACTTTGTCCGCAG TGATGAGCTGAGGGAAGCTTGGAGGATCTTTACGCCTCTTCTTCATAAGATAGATAAAGAGAAGACTCCCCCAATTGCCTATAGATACGGAAG TCGTGGCCCAGTTGAAGCAGATGACCTCTCCAAGAGGGTTGGATTCCGGTATGAAGGAACATACAAATGGGTCAACCCTCACAGACTGTGA
- the LOC134018924 gene encoding glucose-6-phosphate 1-dehydrogenase isoform X2, with amino-acid sequence MGSRASAENMSAFPLSRSEVFGELRKELHEDEEFRQSDAHIFIIMGASGDLAKKKIYPTLWWLFRDGLLPEQTFFVGFARSELTVDSIKTACLPYLKVADTEVECLAAFFSRNSYVSGKYADESSFAKLHTHLLSLPGGADANRLFYLALPPSVYHDVSKNIRHHCMSAKGWNRVIVEKPFGRDLQSSEALSAHLSSLFTEDQIYRIDHYLGKEMVQNLMVLRFGNRIFGPIWNRDNIACVVLTFKEPFGTQGRGGYFDDFGIIRDVMQNHLLQMLCLVAMEKPASTSSDDVRDEKVKVLKCIAPPTMPDVVLGQYAGDPEGEGDAKLGYLDDPTVPKGSTQATFATVVLYVHNERWDGVPFILRCGKALNERKAEVRLQFTDVPGDIFGAQCRRNELVMRVQPNEAVYAKMMSKKPGVYFHPEETELDLTYKSRYKDVKLPDAYERLILDVFCGSQMHFVRSDELREAWRIFTPLLHKIDKEKTPPIAYRYGSRGPVEADDLSKRVGFRYEGTYKWVNPHRL; translated from the exons GGGGATCTAGCCAAGAAGAAAATCTATCCAACTCTATG GTGGCTGTTCAGAGATGGCCTCCTCCCTGAACAGACTTTTTTTGTTGGTTTTGCTCGCTCTGAACTGACAGTGGATTCCATTAAGACCGCCTGCTTGCCCTACCTAAAG GTGGCAGACACCGAGGTGGAGTGCCTGGCCGCGTTCTTCAGCCGTAACTCCTACGTGAGCGGGAAGTACGCAGACGAGAGCTCCTTCGCCAAACTTCACACCCACCTGCTGTCTCTGCCGGGGGGAGCGGACGCCAACCGCCTCTTCTACCTGGCGCTGCCGCCCAGCGTCTACCACGACGTCAGCAAGAACATCAGACACCACTGCATGAGTGCCAA agGCTGGAACAGGGTGATTGTGGAGAAGCCGTTTGGGCGAGACCTGCAGAGCTCTGAGGCGCTGTccgcccacctctcctccctcttcactgAGGACCAAATCTACCGGATAGACCACTACCTGGGCAAGGAGATGGTGCAGAACCTCATGGTCCTCAG GTTTGGAAATCGGATATTTGGGCCAATCTGGAACAGGGACAACATTGCCTGTGTAGTCCTCACCTTTAAAGAACCCTTTGGAACTCAAGGCCGGGGCGGCTACTTTGATGACTTTGGCATCATCCG TGATGTCATGCAGAACCACTTGCTCCAGATGCTCTGTCTGGTTGCCATGGAAAAACCAGCCTCTACAAGCTCTGATGATGTCAGGGATGAAAAG GTTAAGGTGCTTAAGTGTATAGCCCCACCAACAATGCCTGATGTGGTTTTGGGCCAGTATGCCGGCGAcccagagggggaaggggacgcAAAGCTGGGTTACCTTGACGACCCCACTGTCCCCAAAGGCTCCACTCAGGCCACTTTTGCCACAGTTGTGCTCTATGTACATAATGAGCGCTGGGATG GTGTTCCTTTCATCCTGCGCTGTGGGAAGGCATTAAACGAGAGGAAGGCTGAGGTCCGACTGCAGTTCACTGACGTGCCAGGGGACATCTTTGGGGCTCAGTGTCGTAGGAATGAGCTGGTGATGCGTGTTCAGCCAAACGAAGCTGTCTATGCCAAGATGATGAGTAAGAAACCAGGAGTGTACTTCCACCCTGAGGAGACTGAGCTGGACCTGACCTACAAAAGCAGATACAAG GATGTCAAGCTGCCAGACGCTTATGAAAGACTTATTTTGGATGTCTTCTGTGGGAGCCAGATGCACTTTGTCCGCAG TGATGAGCTGAGGGAAGCTTGGAGGATCTTTACGCCTCTTCTTCATAAGATAGATAAAGAGAAGACTCCCCCAATTGCCTATAGATACGGAAG TCGTGGCCCAGTTGAAGCAGATGACCTCTCCAAGAGGGTTGGATTCCGGTATGAAGGAACATACAAATGGGTCAACCCTCACAGACTGTGA